The Patescibacteria group bacterium genome has a segment encoding these proteins:
- a CDS encoding FG-GAP-like repeat-containing protein — MKKTIALMLVVFGLGWCGHKAQAAYGDVSTYLGKPYDGDGGQAISAYFDFPEDVVVDANNNLIVADTANHVIRKIDTKGIVTTLAGTGSYGDANGAATAAEFASPRGVVTDTNGNVYVADSENNQIRKIDRYGAVSALASGLSNPQGVDVYGGYVYIADTGSNSIKRLPAAGGAVQTVASNLSAPKKISIDSSGTYIYVADSGSHKVKRVNLSTGDVVDIAGSGNAGYVEGTGAAASFNNIWGVEYYNNKLYVTDGDGYTDFLRVIDLSNSTTSLLAQDAVMATLNFPSGLVVSNNYIYVANSGIGTIRRFSLADPSNVNEDIAGANRFNNRDGAAAQVLLGRPWDMVLSPDRQWLYVAENNKIRRINYATGDAIHLIGSVVDNYREGDVTSARFSNITSLAINSDGSTLYLTDRWNNRIRKVELATSISSLVAGGGLINSTGEQNNGYAEGVGDTARFDKPAGIAISPDNKYLYISDSGNNRIRRITIASGETVLIAGGSAGFTDGAGGEAKFNKPYGLSLDKYGENLYVADTNNHAIRKISLASNMVSTLVGTGSAGYNDAIGRRAVFSYPEYLRVDTAGNIYVTEAGSHRVRLIEKDTLITKLVAGSGERGYHNGARAVAEFNNPKGMLIDGRSNIVMVADSNDDVIRQVNIQGTAPFTEAGPEITNVSPNTIALSWDKGTGLRVNIFGKNFRHGAAVKFGQIDATKTYVVKSTELVIELPVKQLSTGWYDVSVTNTDGQSASLYRGLGVKTSTGASVPNIDHPLDEKGSFYAYSSKVRGGYFAASGNVMGTSAAEIVVGTDRGLGPQVRVFSGTGMVLSQFFAYAQTLRSGVRVATCDTNNDGYDEIITVPGKGGRPQVRIFNGKGTPIGKGFFALDGKFTGGANIACGDVNGDSRPEIIVAAGPGGGPHVTIHKSDGTMLTNFMAYAKNFKGGIVLAAIDIDGNGSKEIITAPEKGAPHLQMFTGKGKRMNPGIYAFSRTFGGGLSIAGGDVDGDGIEEILTTPGPQSQALLKIFKNSGQTLSKSFYLYPKTFTGAAHITSGDVNDDGLDEIIAVPYSNSSPMVKIYNQNGALTE; from the coding sequence ATGAAAAAAACTATAGCTCTAATGTTGGTGGTTTTTGGGTTGGGTTGGTGTGGGCATAAAGCTCAGGCTGCCTACGGCGACGTTTCAACTTATTTGGGAAAACCATATGATGGCGATGGTGGGCAAGCCATCAGTGCATATTTTGATTTTCCGGAAGACGTGGTAGTTGACGCTAATAACAATCTTATTGTGGCCGATACCGCCAACCACGTGATTAGGAAAATAGATACCAAGGGCATTGTCACTACTTTAGCCGGTACCGGTTCCTATGGCGATGCTAACGGAGCGGCGACGGCGGCTGAATTTGCATCGCCGCGCGGTGTTGTCACCGACACCAACGGGAATGTTTATGTGGCGGATAGCGAGAATAATCAAATACGTAAAATCGATCGATATGGAGCTGTCTCGGCCTTAGCCAGCGGTTTGAGTAACCCGCAGGGCGTGGATGTGTATGGAGGGTATGTGTATATTGCGGATACCGGCAGTAACTCCATTAAACGATTGCCAGCCGCTGGCGGTGCGGTTCAGACTGTAGCCAGCAATCTAAGCGCACCCAAAAAGATTTCTATTGATAGCAGTGGAACCTATATTTACGTAGCCGATAGCGGCAGCCATAAGGTAAAACGGGTAAACCTATCGACGGGCGATGTGGTTGATATCGCCGGTTCGGGCAATGCGGGCTATGTCGAAGGTACCGGCGCGGCGGCATCTTTTAACAATATCTGGGGGGTAGAGTACTACAACAACAAGCTGTATGTCACCGATGGCGACGGTTACACAGATTTCTTGAGAGTTATCGACCTGTCAAATTCCACTACTAGTCTGCTGGCACAGGATGCGGTGATGGCGACACTGAACTTTCCCAGCGGCTTAGTGGTATCAAATAACTATATTTATGTTGCCAATTCGGGTATTGGTACGATCAGACGCTTTAGTCTGGCCGATCCGTCCAATGTCAACGAAGACATCGCTGGTGCCAATCGATTCAACAATCGTGATGGCGCCGCCGCCCAAGTATTGCTGGGCCGTCCCTGGGACATGGTGCTGAGTCCGGATCGGCAATGGTTATATGTGGCCGAAAACAATAAAATCCGCCGGATTAACTACGCTACCGGGGACGCTATTCATCTGATTGGCAGCGTAGTGGATAATTATCGTGAAGGTGATGTCACGAGCGCGCGGTTTAGCAATATTACTTCGCTAGCGATAAATTCCGACGGCAGTACGCTATATCTGACCGATCGGTGGAATAATCGTATCCGAAAAGTAGAACTCGCCACATCGATAAGTTCGCTGGTAGCGGGCGGCGGCTTGATTAACAGTACCGGTGAGCAGAATAACGGTTATGCTGAAGGTGTGGGCGATACAGCCAGATTCGACAAACCGGCCGGAATTGCCATCTCGCCCGATAACAAATATCTCTATATTTCTGACTCGGGGAATAATCGCATTCGCCGGATTACCATTGCTAGTGGCGAAACAGTACTAATTGCCGGAGGAAGCGCCGGGTTTACGGATGGTGCTGGCGGGGAAGCTAAGTTTAATAAACCCTACGGTTTGTCGTTGGATAAATACGGCGAAAATCTATACGTCGCCGACACTAACAATCATGCGATTAGAAAGATATCGTTAGCCAGTAACATGGTTAGCACATTGGTGGGGACGGGTTCGGCAGGCTATAACGATGCGATTGGACGCCGGGCGGTATTTTCATATCCGGAATATTTGAGAGTGGATACGGCGGGAAATATTTATGTCACGGAAGCGGGATCGCACCGTGTCAGATTGATCGAAAAAGACACCCTGATCACGAAGTTAGTAGCCGGTTCCGGAGAGCGAGGCTATCACAACGGAGCAAGAGCCGTCGCGGAATTTAACAATCCGAAGGGTATGTTGATTGATGGTCGGTCAAATATTGTGATGGTGGCCGACTCCAATGATGATGTTATTCGCCAAGTAAATATTCAAGGTACCGCTCCATTTACCGAGGCCGGGCCGGAGATAACAAACGTTAGCCCCAATACCATCGCTTTATCATGGGACAAGGGGACGGGATTGCGGGTGAATATCTTTGGTAAAAACTTCCGTCATGGTGCAGCGGTAAAATTTGGACAAATTGATGCCACGAAAACCTACGTTGTTAAAAGCACGGAATTAGTTATTGAGCTGCCGGTAAAACAATTATCAACCGGTTGGTATGACGTTTCAGTAACTAACACAGATGGTCAATCGGCATCACTTTATCGAGGTCTGGGTGTAAAAACCTCAACGGGCGCATCGGTTCCAAACATTGATCATCCATTAGACGAAAAAGGTTCCTTCTATGCATATTCCAGCAAAGTACGGGGTGGTTATTTTGCCGCCTCTGGTAATGTGATGGGTACGTCTGCCGCTGAGATAGTGGTCGGGACAGACCGCGGTCTCGGCCCCCAAGTCCGGGTCTTCAGTGGCACCGGCATGGTTCTGAGCCAGTTCTTCGCCTACGCCCAAACATTGCGTTCTGGTGTCCGGGTAGCCACCTGTGACACCAATAATGATGGTTATGATGAAATAATCACAGTCCCAGGCAAAGGCGGCCGGCCTCAAGTCAGAATATTCAATGGCAAAGGCACCCCCATAGGCAAAGGGTTCTTTGCCCTGGATGGCAAGTTCACCGGCGGAGCCAACATTGCCTGCGGTGATGTCAACGGCGACAGCCGTCCTGAAATCATCGTAGCGGCCGGCCCCGGCGGCGGCCCCCATGTCACCATCCATAAATCTGACGGCACCATGCTGACCAATTTCATGGCCTACGCCAAGAACTTCAAAGGCGGCATAGTCCTGGCGGCCATCGACATCGACGGCAACGGCTCCAAAGAGATCATCACCGCTCCCGAGAAAGGCGCTCCTCATCTCCAGATGTTTACCGGCAAAGGCAAGCGCATGAATCCCGGTATCTACGCCTTCAGCCGCACCTTCGGCGGCGGCCTCTCAATTGCCGGCGGTGATGTCGATGGCGACGGCATTGAAGAAATACTCACTACCCCCGGCCCCCAATCCCAGGCCCTCCTCAAGATCTTCAAAAACAGCGGCCAAACCCTATCCAAGAGCTTCTACCTCTATCCCAAAACCTTCACCGGTGCGGCCCACATTACATCCGGCGACGTTAACGATGACGGACTAGACGAGATTATTGCCGTCCCGTACTCCAACTCCTCCCCGATGGTCAAAATCTACAACCAGAATGGGGCGCTGACGGAGTAA
- a CDS encoding VanZ family protein: MLWASLIYYFSSLPNLHTEFGGSWDLILRKGAHASEYAILAWLLCRAAVPRPVNYRIRYLVIFLIAAGYAVTDEWHQSFVFGRTATRYDVMIDTVGALAGILLHGWFFLKSRILNK, encoded by the coding sequence ATGTTATGGGCAAGTTTGATATACTATTTTTCGTCACTGCCAAATCTACACACGGAATTTGGAGGGTCGTGGGATCTAATACTTCGCAAAGGAGCACATGCGTCTGAATATGCAATTCTAGCCTGGCTGTTGTGCCGCGCAGCAGTACCACGGCCGGTAAACTATCGGATTCGATACTTGGTTATTTTTCTAATAGCGGCTGGTTACGCGGTGACAGACGAGTGGCACCAATCTTTTGTTTTTGGTCGTACAGCGACACGCTATGATGTAATGATAGACACAGTCGGCGCATTGGCCGGTATATTATTGCATGGGTGGTTTTTCCTAAAATCCAGAATTTTGAATAAATAA
- a CDS encoding DUF5654 family protein, which produces MSKEVIKSMITLATSAFGLVAALAWNEAIQSLFKQIFGAKGSLISLFLYAVAVTIIAVLVTSRLGKIAERVDTKKSGHR; this is translated from the coding sequence ATGAGTAAGGAAGTAATCAAATCCATGATAACGCTGGCAACCAGCGCCTTTGGCCTGGTAGCAGCGCTAGCTTGGAACGAAGCCATTCAGTCATTATTCAAACAGATATTTGGCGCTAAAGGCAGCTTGATATCGTTGTTCTTATACGCGGTCGCCGTAACAATCATTGCTGTCTTGGTAACTTCACGTCTAGGCAAAATCGCTGAACGGGTTGATACTAAGAAGTCTGGGCATAGGTAA